One window of Trifolium pratense cultivar HEN17-A07 linkage group LG5, ARS_RC_1.1, whole genome shotgun sequence genomic DNA carries:
- the LOC123885965 gene encoding E3 ubiquitin-protein ligase SIRP1-like: MENEQWCSICSKMVSPMIESRNKCPFCDTQFGVEMENLRDHNNDAIDLRSAWVFSLYAPIFLGLMNAFSPSLATISSQESSTSRNEENNEQERGNYNELVIGRRRRTSTYMMHLFRGLHVRMVSENENIEQNRNIENNNNNNNNTTNNNSIFVIDPFNEGALIVRGPNLNHTNSGFDLLLQHLAQINPSGYASVNPPTKKEAIEEMENVINDEKLLCTICLEDVEIGSIAKEMPCKHKFHDECIVSWLNLHSSCPVCRFQMPSEDSNVLANLEIGNRENQNNEVVRGRNGRRNWFPVLQSFNNFLPFP, encoded by the exons ATGGAGAATGAGCAATGGTGCAGCATATGCTCTAAAATGGTAAGTCCAATGATTGAATCAAGAAACAAATGTCCATTTTGTGATACACAATTTGGTGTAGAAATGGAAAATCTTAGAGACCATAATAATGATGCTATTGATTTAAGGTCAGCTTGGGTTTTTTCACTTTATGCACCAATTTTTCTTGGTTTAATGAATGCTTTTAGTCCTTCTCTAGCTACAATTTCTTCACAAGAAAGTAGCACCTcaagaaatgaagaaaataatgaaCAAGAGAGAGGAAATTACAATGAACTTGTAATTGGAAGAAGGAGAAGAACTTCAACTTATATGATGCATCTATTTAGAGGACTTCATGTTAGAATGGTTTCTGAAAATGAAAACATAGAACAAAATAGGAACATTgagaataataacaataataataacaatactactaataataatagtatattTGTTATTGATCCATTCAATGAAGGTGCATTAATTGTGAGAGGTCCTAATTTAAATCATACAAATAG TGGATTTGATTTATTGCTACAACATTTGGCACAAATTAACCCTAGTGGTTATGCTAGTGTGAATCCTCCAACAAAGAAGGAAGCAATTGAAGAAATGGAAAATGTGATAAATGATGAGAAATTGCTATGTACTATATGTTTGGAAGATGTTGAGATTGGAAGTATAGCTAAAGAAATGCCATGTAAGCATAAATTTCATGATGAATGTATTGTATCATGGCTTAATCTACATAGTTCTTGTCCAGTTTGTAGGTTTCAAATGCCTTCTGAGGATTCAAATGttttggctaatttggaaattggaAATAGGGAGAATCAAAATAATGAGGTTGTGAGAGGTCGAAATGGAAGGAGGAATTGGTTTCCGGTGCTTCAATCTTTTAATAATTTCCTTCCTTTTCCTTGA